A stretch of the Marivirga tractuosa DSM 4126 genome encodes the following:
- a CDS encoding sulfite exporter TauE/SafE family protein has product MIWAALSIGLLGGIHCTFMCTPLMLGVFRNQSMAWGFAAYQTGRIVTYIILGLALAFVGESLSILGWQNSLSIIMAIFIVYFYVLPARFRFLKFINKIESVPYQKVKDGFKKFIGKQDILSRFSIGLLNGLLPCGLVYLALLSSFATETIMDSVVFMAVFGLGTLPWIVGSVWAGKVTFRKLNGITQKLRPALALTLALFLFLRGLEVQFIHIPLPDLGQAQTTMDIPICGER; this is encoded by the coding sequence ATGATCTGGGCAGCACTAAGCATAGGTTTATTAGGCGGGATACATTGCACTTTTATGTGTACCCCATTAATGCTGGGCGTTTTCCGAAATCAATCCATGGCTTGGGGATTTGCTGCTTACCAAACTGGTAGGATTGTCACTTACATCATTTTAGGTTTAGCTTTAGCTTTTGTTGGGGAAAGTTTATCCATCTTAGGTTGGCAAAATAGTCTCTCCATCATCATGGCCATTTTCATAGTTTATTTTTATGTATTGCCTGCTCGTTTCAGGTTTTTAAAGTTTATCAATAAAATCGAATCAGTTCCCTATCAAAAAGTAAAAGATGGATTCAAAAAATTTATAGGCAAGCAAGATATTCTCTCCAGATTTTCAATTGGTCTGCTAAATGGACTTTTACCATGCGGGCTAGTGTACTTAGCACTTTTAAGCTCCTTTGCTACCGAAACCATAATGGATTCTGTTGTGTTTATGGCTGTTTTCGGACTTGGCACACTACCTTGGATAGTAGGAAGCGTTTGGGCTGGAAAAGTTACTTTCAGAAAATTAAACGGAATTACTCAGAAGTTAAGACCTGCCTTGGCCTTAACACTTGCTTTATTCTTATTCTTGAGAGGACTGGAAGTGCAATTTATTCATATTCCGCTTCCTGATTTAGGACAGGCACAAACTACCATGGATATTCCAATTTGTGGGGAGAGGTAA
- a CDS encoding ABC transporter ATP-binding protein: protein MSKLTISQLSKTYPNGVKALDNINLEIDNGMFGLLGPNGAGKSSLMRTLATLQEADTGSAQLDGIDILNQPDELRKVLGYLPQEFGVYPRITAEQLLDHMAILKGISKKSERKEMVKYLLDKVNLYDKRSKAIKGFSGGMKQRVGIAQALIGDPKLIIVDEPTAGLDPSERNRFYNLLADVGEKVVVILSTHIVDDVRELCTNMAIMNLGEIVFKGAPQAAIEDLSGKVYQKIVQREELDNYAKEYSIISNKMVGGKPLIHIFSDSNPGDGFEQVQPNLEDVFFSKINTSNILV, encoded by the coding sequence ATGAGTAAACTTACTATCAGCCAGCTTTCGAAAACCTATCCGAATGGCGTAAAAGCATTAGATAATATCAATTTGGAAATTGATAACGGCATGTTTGGTCTTTTAGGACCCAACGGCGCTGGAAAATCATCATTAATGAGGACACTTGCTACTTTGCAAGAAGCAGATACAGGCAGTGCCCAATTAGATGGAATTGACATTTTAAACCAACCCGATGAACTACGTAAAGTCTTGGGCTATTTACCACAGGAATTTGGCGTATATCCTAGGATAACAGCTGAACAATTGCTTGATCATATGGCGATTTTGAAAGGGATTTCTAAAAAATCCGAGCGAAAGGAAATGGTGAAATACCTTTTGGATAAAGTGAATCTTTATGATAAAAGAAGTAAAGCGATCAAAGGGTTTTCAGGAGGAATGAAACAAAGAGTTGGCATTGCTCAGGCTCTGATTGGAGATCCAAAATTGATAATAGTAGACGAGCCAACTGCCGGTTTGGATCCTAGTGAAAGAAATAGATTTTATAATTTACTTGCGGATGTGGGTGAAAAAGTAGTGGTAATTTTATCTACTCATATCGTAGACGATGTTCGTGAACTATGTACCAATATGGCAATTATGAACCTAGGGGAAATCGTATTTAAAGGGGCTCCTCAAGCAGCAATTGAAGATCTATCTGGAAAAGTTTATCAAAAAATCGTTCAGAGAGAAGAGTTAGATAATTATGCTAAAGAATATTCTATCATCTCTAATAAAATGGTAGGAGGAAAGCCTTTGATTCACATTTTCAGTGATAGTAATCCTGGTGATGGCTTTGAGCAGGTTCAGCCAAATTTAGAAGATGTATTCTTCTCAAAAATCAATACTTCTAACATCTTAGTATAA
- the gcvT gene encoding glycine cleavage system aminomethyltransferase GcvT, giving the protein MELKKIAINHIHEQLGAKMVPFAGYNMPVSYTGLIEEHNTVRNTVGMFDVSHMGEFLISGPKALDLIQKVFSNDASTLVVGKAQYGYLPNDNGGIVDDLLIYRIGEEEYMLVVNASNIEKDWNWIAKQNEGFGAIMKDISDDFSLFAVQGPKAEDTLQKLTTAMDLSAIKPFHFQVAPFADTKYVIMSNTGYTGAGGFEIYLHNKDAESVWRKILDAGEEFGIKPIGLGARDTLRMEMGFCLYGNDIDDTTSPIEAKLGWATKFTKDFINAEDLKKQKEQGVERKLIAFHMKDRGIPRKGYEILDMDGNTIGVVTSGTQSPTLGHGIGMGYVKTDFAKPETEIQIAVRKNQLKAVVKKLPLI; this is encoded by the coding sequence ATGGAATTGAAGAAAATTGCAATAAACCACATTCACGAGCAACTAGGTGCTAAAATGGTACCCTTTGCCGGTTATAATATGCCTGTTTCCTATACGGGTCTGATTGAAGAACATAACACTGTCCGCAATACTGTTGGTATGTTTGATGTTTCCCATATGGGAGAATTCCTTATTTCTGGTCCAAAAGCATTGGACTTGATTCAAAAAGTATTTAGTAATGATGCTTCTACATTGGTAGTTGGAAAAGCGCAATATGGCTATTTACCAAATGATAATGGCGGAATTGTAGATGATTTATTGATATACCGAATAGGAGAGGAAGAATACATGTTGGTTGTGAATGCTTCCAATATTGAAAAAGATTGGAATTGGATAGCCAAACAAAATGAGGGCTTCGGAGCTATAATGAAAGATATTTCTGATGATTTTTCTCTTTTTGCCGTACAGGGTCCAAAAGCTGAGGATACTTTACAGAAGTTGACCACTGCTATGGACTTATCTGCTATCAAGCCATTCCACTTTCAAGTAGCGCCTTTTGCAGATACTAAGTATGTGATTATGTCCAACACAGGATATACCGGTGCAGGTGGTTTTGAAATTTATTTACACAATAAAGATGCGGAAAGTGTTTGGCGCAAAATTTTAGATGCAGGTGAAGAGTTTGGCATCAAACCTATCGGATTAGGTGCAAGAGATACCTTAAGAATGGAAATGGGATTCTGTTTATATGGAAATGATATAGACGATACCACCTCTCCAATAGAAGCAAAACTAGGCTGGGCAACCAAATTCACCAAAGATTTTATCAATGCCGAAGATCTTAAAAAGCAGAAAGAACAAGGTGTTGAACGTAAACTAATCGCCTTTCATATGAAGGATAGAGGTATCCCAAGAAAAGGATATGAAATTTTGGATATGGATGGCAACACTATTGGAGTTGTTACATCAGGAACCCAATCTCCTACTTTAGGTCATGGCATTGGAATGGGCTATGTTAAAACAGATTTTGCGAAACCTGAAACAGAAATTCAGATTGCGGTTAGAAAAAATCAATTGAAGGCAGTAGTAAAGAAGTTACCTTTGATTTAA
- a CDS encoding UbiA family prenyltransferase: MSDYIINQHSKEEENKASFLKRLYIYQKERFPILGHGVLVAVFSFSAISYSRISRGAEGFVSTEKFLLGIFTTITLFLLVRILDEFKDAKDDAKFRQELPVPRGLISLKELAAIGWVVFIAQIIINTVFFPKMLLLYAGVIIYLLLMTKEFFIAEWLKKHQFWYVTSHMFIIPFIDVYASGLDWFLADVQAPVGLLFFFAVSYMNGIVLEVGRKIRTPQQESEGVLTYTSMLGIPKAVYLWIVVLFATLLLSITASYFANYSMEIYMILLFVFLICLFPAFLFLGKKDAKTAKFIEHASAIWTIAMYLILGAGPMISRLIGSI; the protein is encoded by the coding sequence ATGAGTGATTATATCATCAATCAACATAGTAAAGAAGAGGAAAACAAAGCATCATTCTTAAAAAGATTATATATCTATCAAAAAGAAAGATTCCCCATTTTAGGACATGGAGTTTTAGTTGCTGTTTTCAGTTTTTCAGCAATATCCTATTCAAGAATCAGCCGCGGTGCCGAAGGCTTTGTCAGCACAGAAAAATTTCTACTGGGAATTTTTACTACTATTACACTCTTTCTACTAGTCCGCATATTGGATGAATTCAAGGATGCTAAAGATGATGCAAAATTCAGGCAAGAACTACCGGTTCCAAGAGGACTAATTTCCCTGAAAGAATTAGCCGCTATCGGATGGGTTGTTTTTATAGCCCAAATCATCATCAATACTGTTTTCTTTCCAAAAATGTTACTGCTATATGCCGGAGTCATCATTTACCTGCTATTGATGACCAAAGAATTTTTCATTGCCGAATGGCTGAAAAAGCATCAATTTTGGTATGTCACTTCTCATATGTTCATCATCCCCTTTATAGATGTCTATGCCAGTGGTCTCGATTGGTTTTTGGCTGATGTCCAAGCCCCGGTCGGATTACTTTTTTTCTTTGCCGTATCTTATATGAATGGCATTGTCTTAGAAGTCGGCAGAAAAATAAGAACTCCTCAACAAGAATCAGAAGGTGTTTTGACTTATACCTCCATGTTGGGGATTCCAAAAGCTGTTTACCTTTGGATTGTAGTATTATTTGCAACTCTCCTGCTGAGCATTACCGCTTCCTATTTTGCTAATTATAGCATGGAAATCTATATGATTTTATTGTTTGTATTTTTGATTTGCCTCTTCCCAGCCTTCCTTTTTTTAGGAAAGAAAGATGCCAAAACAGCAAAATTCATTGAACATGCTTCCGCCATTTGGACCATTGCCATGTACCTGATCCTAGGCGCTGGCCCTATGATTTCACGTTTGATTGGTTCAATATGA
- a CDS encoding peptidase associated/transthyretin-like domain-containing protein, which produces MKSVFYLLIPFLTINSAYAQTLTGIVQSSEDGLSIEGAHVVNISKNEMAISSQMGNFTIVGEIGDTLIVSNINYIKRQFIVNTKNRISILLTPNLIQLEEVIVSNLPKTANDFRKKLIAMPMQDNGKFLPYGMKPAKTRSEIPPLYNRSLNSGLGYVVMNPLKSITRKLSSEYQEKVKYYALKADEDDKILRDKKFNRALVASLTKLEADELTNFIHFMDLADSFISNASDYEIAKRIQEELKKYQNEERKE; this is translated from the coding sequence ATGAAATCAGTTTTTTACCTTCTAATACCTTTTTTAACAATCAATTCAGCTTATGCTCAAACATTAACAGGTATTGTACAATCATCCGAAGATGGTTTAAGCATAGAAGGAGCACATGTTGTGAATATTTCTAAGAATGAAATGGCGATTTCTTCTCAAATGGGGAATTTTACGATAGTGGGTGAAATAGGTGATACATTAATAGTCAGCAATATTAATTACATCAAGAGACAGTTCATTGTGAACACAAAAAACCGAATATCAATATTACTGACACCGAACTTAATTCAGCTTGAAGAAGTGATCGTCAGCAACCTCCCAAAGACTGCAAATGACTTCCGTAAAAAATTGATAGCAATGCCGATGCAGGATAATGGTAAATTTTTACCTTACGGTATGAAACCTGCAAAAACAAGATCTGAAATCCCCCCTCTTTACAACCGAAGTCTGAATAGTGGTTTAGGATATGTGGTTATGAACCCATTGAAGAGCATCACAAGAAAATTGAGTAGTGAATATCAAGAAAAAGTAAAGTACTATGCTCTTAAAGCAGATGAAGACGATAAAATCCTAAGAGATAAAAAATTTAATAGAGCATTAGTAGCTTCCCTTACCAAATTAGAAGCCGATGAACTCACCAACTTTATCCATTTCATGGATCTAGCTGATTCATTTATTAGCAATGCTTCAGATTACGAAATTGCTAAGAGAATACAGGAAGAGCTGAAAAAGTATCAAAACGAAGAAAGAAAGGAATAA
- a CDS encoding hydroxymethylglutaryl-CoA reductase, which translates to MSSSSERTKKALETLSKLQDISELISKVQNKTGDVDDKQFFPIEFPASKEGTKNRQAFIKEELQLKPNHLFQEGKKLTAEDFRGNIESFIGCSQVPTGMIGPVRVVGSVAQGDFYVPLATTEGALVASYQRGAKACTLSGGATSICLIESVKRSPVFKFDNLGDLGGFLVWFYNQTDQLHELVKKSSRFAQLQDISSNIEGNHLILTFEFQTGDASGQNMVTICTDQICQFILAKSPIKPKKWYVEGNYSGDKKATSLSFSSVRGKKVTTEITLPVSIVKDVLKSSPKQMEEYWKTSTLGTIQSGAIGAQGHYANGLTALFLATGQDVACIAEAAVGITRMEVNENGDLYASVTLPNLIVGTIGGGTGLPTQKECLELMDCYGEGKARKFAEICGAVVLAGELSIAAALSVGHFTSAHQKLGRTK; encoded by the coding sequence ATGTCTTCATCCAGTGAACGAACCAAAAAAGCACTTGAAACCCTCAGCAAGCTTCAAGATATTTCTGAGCTTATCAGTAAAGTGCAAAATAAAACTGGGGATGTGGACGATAAACAATTTTTCCCAATAGAATTTCCGGCTAGTAAAGAAGGAACAAAAAACAGACAAGCTTTTATAAAAGAGGAGCTTCAACTAAAGCCCAATCATTTATTTCAAGAAGGTAAAAAATTGACCGCAGAAGATTTCAGGGGCAATATTGAAAGTTTCATAGGTTGTAGCCAAGTCCCGACTGGTATGATAGGTCCAGTGAGAGTAGTGGGTTCTGTAGCACAAGGAGATTTTTATGTCCCTCTGGCAACAACCGAAGGCGCATTAGTAGCTTCCTATCAAAGAGGGGCTAAAGCATGCACGCTTTCCGGTGGTGCCACTTCCATTTGTTTGATCGAATCTGTGAAAAGATCCCCTGTTTTCAAATTTGACAACTTAGGCGACTTAGGCGGATTTCTGGTTTGGTTTTATAATCAAACCGATCAGTTGCATGAATTAGTCAAAAAAAGTAGTCGTTTTGCTCAACTGCAAGATATCAGTTCCAATATTGAAGGCAATCACCTTATTTTAACATTTGAATTTCAAACAGGAGATGCTTCCGGACAAAATATGGTGACTATCTGTACTGATCAGATTTGTCAATTTATTCTAGCCAAAAGCCCTATTAAACCTAAGAAATGGTATGTAGAAGGAAATTATTCTGGCGATAAAAAAGCTACTTCTCTATCTTTTTCAAGCGTTCGTGGCAAAAAAGTAACAACGGAAATCACACTACCTGTGTCAATTGTAAAAGATGTATTGAAAAGCAGTCCGAAGCAAATGGAAGAGTATTGGAAAACCTCCACCTTGGGAACTATTCAAAGTGGTGCCATAGGCGCACAAGGTCATTATGCCAATGGGCTTACTGCCCTATTTCTGGCAACCGGGCAAGATGTGGCCTGCATTGCCGAGGCAGCAGTTGGCATAACCCGGATGGAGGTCAATGAAAATGGCGACCTGTATGCCAGTGTTACTTTACCAAATTTAATTGTGGGGACCATTGGCGGAGGAACAGGATTACCGACTCAAAAAGAGTGCTTGGAGTTAATGGATTGCTACGGTGAAGGCAAAGCACGGAAATTTGCTGAAATATGCGGAGCCGTTGTTTTAGCAGGTGAGTTATCCATTGCGGCCGCATTATCAGTTGGTCATTTTACATCTGCACATCAAAAACTAGGTAGAACAAAATGA
- a CDS encoding ABC transporter permease/M1 family aminopeptidase — protein MFKHFFTTELKYTFKQPMIYIFTALLGLLVFFAVVSDNVTIGGSIGNVYRNAPHIIAVYTGVMTIFGLIIATAFFNNAALRDYQNQFNEILFSTPIKKSGYFLGRFFGALILATVPMLGVFLGILIGSALAPIFGWIEADRFGAFYLSSFINNYFFIVLPNMFFAGAIIFAFANIWKNTVISFVGALAVIVAYIISGTLMSDIENESMAALLDTFGIRTYSFMSKYYTPVEKNSLGLQLTPILLYNRLLWFGVGLIILLASYFSFSFQQKNKKVKAEKKEKAIKREPFVLPNVSINFSSATSWKQFRSFFYINFLSIIKSTTFKILIIFSLLMLISNLAGGFEYFGLQSYPVTYKMLDIISSVSGLFTIIIVVFFSGELIWRDKDNYINEVIDATPHQSFISLIAKVSSLVAITIVLYAFFVLSAVIYQLGSGYSRIELGLYFSDFFISYLGYYIIYSMVMVLIHAMVSNKYIGYFISIILIFALDILLVIVDIQSNMISLGATPRIIYSDMNAFGPALMSSIWFNFYWISFALICLFLATMIWKRGTTATFKEKIKLMRKGMPKSFKISFFLVIAVWLSLSGFVFYNTQVLNTYDTSDERELQAIEYEKTYKKYEDIAMPKIGAVDYFIDIFPYKRDVKVKAEVLFTNETDVAIDSLHFSCNPAWDTEILIEGAELVFEDDEFDYRIYKLAKPFQPGDSMNATILNNYITKGFENQVSNTSIVENGTFLNNFEVLPSLGYNSRAEISDNNTRKKYDLPEKERMPALEENCGPACDKNYLTNGLSDFIEVETVISTSSDQIAIAPGSLLKEWEEDGRKYFHYKVDHPSMNFYSFISARFEVSREKWNDVDIEVYYDKKHEVNVPKMQSAIRKSLQYYTDNFGPYYHKQSRIIEFPRYANFAQAFPGTMPYSESFGFVINLEDESENNVIDAVIAHEIAHQYWAHQVIGAEMQGSTMFSEGFSEYSSLMTMKSKTDDPMKMREFNKYNHNRYLRGRSGELEKELPLYKVENQGYIHYGKGSVILFALQDYIGEDNVNKAMRGFLEEYRYKGPPYPTSLDFLEYLEPQVPDSMKYLIDDWFKEITLYDNRMTDASYRKIEDGVYEVNLKVESKKIKADSLGNETNVPINDWIDIGLFADAEEEDLMFQKRVKIDQEEMDFTFVVDNIPAKAGIDPRHLLIDRVFKDNIKSVKEELIE, from the coding sequence ATGTTTAAACACTTCTTTACAACTGAATTAAAGTACACCTTTAAGCAGCCGATGATTTATATCTTCACGGCTTTATTAGGTCTATTGGTCTTTTTTGCGGTGGTCAGCGATAATGTGACCATTGGAGGCTCAATAGGTAATGTATACAGGAATGCACCTCATATCATCGCGGTTTATACCGGAGTGATGACCATATTTGGTCTGATAATAGCTACTGCATTTTTCAATAATGCGGCTTTACGAGATTATCAAAATCAATTCAATGAAATATTGTTCAGTACTCCCATCAAGAAGTCGGGCTACTTTCTTGGTCGCTTCTTTGGTGCACTAATTCTAGCTACTGTCCCAATGTTGGGTGTGTTTTTAGGGATTTTAATTGGCTCTGCATTAGCTCCTATTTTTGGCTGGATTGAAGCCGATCGCTTTGGGGCTTTTTATCTTTCTTCCTTTATCAATAACTACTTTTTCATAGTTTTACCTAATATGTTTTTTGCAGGCGCAATTATTTTTGCTTTCGCGAATATCTGGAAAAACACGGTGATCTCATTTGTGGGAGCATTGGCAGTTATTGTTGCCTATATTATATCAGGAACCTTAATGTCGGACATTGAAAACGAGAGTATGGCAGCACTTTTAGATACTTTCGGCATCAGGACCTATTCCTTCATGTCAAAGTATTATACGCCAGTAGAAAAGAATTCTTTGGGACTGCAGTTGACTCCGATATTACTATATAATAGATTGCTTTGGTTTGGAGTAGGCTTGATTATTCTCCTAGCATCTTATTTTAGTTTTAGCTTCCAGCAGAAAAATAAAAAAGTAAAAGCGGAGAAGAAGGAGAAGGCCATCAAAAGAGAGCCATTTGTTTTGCCGAACGTTTCTATTAACTTTTCTTCAGCAACATCATGGAAGCAGTTTAGAAGCTTCTTTTATATCAACTTTCTGAGTATTATTAAAAGCACCACTTTTAAGATTTTGATCATTTTCAGTTTGTTAATGCTGATTTCAAATTTAGCAGGAGGCTTCGAGTATTTTGGTTTGCAATCTTATCCAGTTACCTATAAAATGCTGGATATTATTTCCAGTGTATCGGGTCTTTTCACCATCATAATCGTGGTGTTCTTTAGTGGGGAATTGATCTGGCGAGATAAAGACAATTACATCAATGAAGTAATAGATGCCACTCCGCATCAGTCTTTTATTTCTTTAATTGCTAAAGTGAGTAGCTTGGTGGCTATTACCATTGTGCTCTATGCCTTCTTCGTATTGAGTGCCGTGATTTATCAATTAGGATCAGGTTATAGCAGAATAGAACTGGGATTATATTTCAGCGACTTTTTTATCAGCTATCTCGGCTATTACATTATTTACAGCATGGTGATGGTGTTGATTCATGCGATGGTGAGCAATAAATATATTGGCTATTTCATTTCTATAATCTTAATTTTTGCATTAGATATTTTATTGGTAATTGTAGATATTCAAAGTAATATGATTTCCTTGGGTGCTACTCCTAGGATCATTTATTCTGATATGAATGCTTTTGGACCAGCCTTAATGAGCTCTATTTGGTTCAATTTCTATTGGATTTCCTTTGCACTAATTTGCTTGTTTTTAGCGACCATGATTTGGAAAAGAGGAACCACAGCAACTTTCAAAGAAAAAATAAAGTTGATGAGAAAGGGAATGCCTAAGTCATTTAAGATTAGTTTTTTCTTAGTGATTGCGGTGTGGTTATCTTTATCGGGTTTTGTATTTTACAATACACAAGTTTTGAATACGTATGATACTTCAGATGAACGAGAATTACAGGCGATAGAGTACGAAAAGACTTATAAAAAGTATGAAGATATCGCTATGCCGAAAATAGGCGCTGTCGATTATTTTATTGATATATTTCCATATAAAAGAGATGTGAAAGTAAAAGCTGAGGTTTTATTCACAAATGAAACGGATGTAGCGATCGATTCACTTCATTTTAGCTGTAATCCTGCTTGGGATACGGAAATATTGATCGAGGGAGCAGAATTGGTTTTTGAAGATGATGAATTTGATTATCGGATTTACAAATTGGCTAAGCCTTTTCAACCTGGAGATAGCATGAATGCTACCATTTTGAATAATTATATTACCAAAGGATTTGAAAATCAGGTGAGCAATACTTCAATAGTAGAAAATGGTACCTTTTTGAATAATTTTGAAGTGTTACCTTCTCTAGGGTACAATTCAAGAGCTGAGATAAGCGACAATAATACACGTAAGAAATATGATTTGCCAGAAAAGGAACGAATGCCTGCTCTGGAAGAAAATTGTGGGCCTGCTTGTGACAAAAACTACTTAACAAATGGCTTGTCGGATTTCATAGAGGTAGAAACCGTGATTTCTACTTCTTCAGATCAAATAGCCATTGCACCTGGTAGTTTACTGAAAGAATGGGAAGAAGATGGGAGAAAATATTTTCACTATAAAGTGGATCATCCATCTATGAATTTTTACTCTTTTATTTCAGCACGATTTGAGGTGTCCAGAGAAAAATGGAATGATGTTGATATAGAAGTGTATTATGATAAAAAGCATGAGGTCAATGTGCCTAAAATGCAATCAGCTATCAGAAAATCGCTGCAATATTATACAGATAACTTTGGTCCCTACTATCATAAACAAAGCAGAATTATAGAATTCCCACGATATGCCAATTTTGCTCAAGCTTTTCCGGGTACTATGCCTTATTCCGAGTCTTTTGGTTTTGTGATCAATTTGGAAGATGAAAGCGAGAATAATGTGATCGATGCGGTTATTGCGCATGAAATTGCCCATCAATACTGGGCTCATCAAGTGATTGGAGCGGAAATGCAAGGTAGCACTATGTTTAGTGAAGGCTTCTCTGAGTATTCCTCTTTGATGACGATGAAAAGTAAAACCGATGATCCTATGAAAATGCGAGAGTTTAATAAGTATAATCATAACAGATATCTAAGAGGTAGAAGTGGAGAATTAGAGAAAGAATTACCACTCTATAAAGTAGAGAATCAAGGGTATATTCATTATGGAAAAGGGAGTGTTATTCTATTTGCTTTGCAGGATTATATAGGCGAAGACAATGTGAACAAAGCCATGAGAGGATTCCTAGAGGAGTATCGCTACAAAGGTCCCCCATATCCGACTTCTCTTGATTTTCTCGAGTATTTAGAACCTCAGGTTCCAGATTCTATGAAATATCTAATCGATGACTGGTTTAAGGAAATCACTTTGTACGACAATAGAATGACAGATGCTAGCTATCGGAAAATTGAGGATGGCGTTTACGAGGTCAACTTAAAAGTAGAAAGCAAGAAAATAAAAGCAGACAGTTTGGGTAATGAAACGAATGTTCCCATTAATGATTGGATTGATATTGGTTTATTTGCTGATGCAGAGGAAGAAGATTTAATGTTCCAAAAGAGAGTTAAAATCGATCAAGAAGAAATGGATTTTACTTTTGTGGTGGATAATATCCCTGCAAAGGCGGGTATTGATCCGAGACATCTTTTGATTGATAGAGTCTTTAAGGATAATATCAAGAGTGTGAAAGAGGAGTTAATTGAGTAA